From the Montipora capricornis isolate CH-2021 chromosome 2, ASM3666992v2, whole genome shotgun sequence genome, one window contains:
- the LOC138038758 gene encoding histone H1-delta-like: MSDPAPAPKSPKKKVAPKPKKPADHPPYLDMIKAAISALKERGGSSRQAIEKYIKSNYKVGEVGSHLKMALKRGAASGKLLHTKGVGASGSFKLPKVEKKEKKPKKPAAKKPVAKAKKPAAKKPAAKKAKKSPKKPAAKKPAAKKAAAKKPAAKKAAAKKPAAKKAAAKKPAAKKVAKKPVKKPAAKKPAAKKSSKK, encoded by the coding sequence ATGTCTGATCCAGCACCCGCACCAAAGTCCCCCAAAAAGAAGGTGGCTCCAAAGCCAAAAAAACCTGCTGATCATCCACCATACTTGGATATGATCAAGGCTGCCATTTCAGCTCTGAAAGAGCGAGGTGGTTCTTCGCGCCAAGCCATCGAGAAATACATCAAGAGCAACTACAAGGTTGGAGAAGTCGGCTCACACCTTAAGATGGCTTTGAAGAGAGGTGCTGCTAGCGGGAAGCTTCTGCACACAAAAGGTGTTGGCGCTTCGGGCTCCTTCAAGTTGCCCAAGGtagagaagaaggagaagaaaccAAAGAAGCCAGCTGCAAAGAAACCAGTCGCCAAAGCCAAGAAGCCTGCCGCAAAGAAGCCCGCCgcgaagaaagcaaagaaatctcCGAAAAAACCCGCCGCTAAAAAGCCTGCAGCGAAGAAAGCCGCAGCCAAAAAGCCAGCAGCCAAGAAAGCCGCAGCCAAGAAGCCAGCTGCCAAGAAAGCCGCAGCCAAGAAGCCTGCTGCAAAGAAAGTGGCCAAAAAACCAGTGAAGAAACCCGCGGCTAAGAAGCCTGCCGCTAAAAAGTCATCTAAGAAGTGA